ACTATGCCTGTTCAGATTATGTTTCTGTAAACCCCGAGTTCGGTAACCTCGATGATTTCCGGAATCTTGTTCATCAGGCACACTCGCTTGGCATGAAAGTGATTATCGACTGGGTAGCCAATCATACCGGAACGGATCATGTATGGACGCAAACGCATCCGCAATTCTATAAAAAGAATGCAGCGGGAGAGTTCTACGATACCCATGGCTGGGATGATGTGATCGATCTCAACTATTACGATCAGCCCATGCGCCGCAAGATGATCGAAGCCATGAAATTCTGGATCGATGAATGTGATATCGATGGCTTCCGTTGCGATATGGCGCATCTTGTTCCGCGCGATTTCTGGCAGCAGGCGCGTACTGCCCTCGATCCCCTGAAGCCATTGTTCTGGCTGGCCGAAACGGAGGATCTCCATTACCTGGATGTATTCGACAGCTGCTATGCCTGGCGCTGGATGCATGCCACTGAAAAATATTTCCGCCGCGAAACCGATCTCAGAAGCCTGGTACAACTACTAAGCACATACGAAAAAGATTTCCCTGAAGGAACCCTGCCACTTTTCTTCACCTCCAATCATGACGAGAACAGCTGGAATGGCACAGAGTTCGAGAAGTACGGAGATGCCGCCAGGCTGCTGGCTGTATTTTCCTTCACCTGGCATGGCATGCCACTCATTTACAG
This portion of the Pseudobacter ginsenosidimutans genome encodes:
- a CDS encoding alpha-amylase family glycosyl hydrolase yields the protein MARKFPAVPWMQSATLYEVNVRQYTPEGSFNAFASHLPRLADMGVQMLWFMPITPISLTGRKGSLGSYYACSDYVSVNPEFGNLDDFRNLVHQAHSLGMKVIIDWVANHTGTDHVWTQTHPQFYKKNAAGEFYDTHGWDDVIDLNYYDQPMRRKMIEAMKFWIDECDIDGFRCDMAHLVPRDFWQQARTALDPLKPLFWLAETEDLHYLDVFDSCYAWRWMHATEKYFRRETDLRSLVQLLSTYEKDFPEGTLPLFFTSNHDENSWNGTEFEKYGDAARLLAVFSFTWHGMPLIYSGQELPNHKRLKFFDKDEIEWTDQLELHEFFRSLIRLHATHPAILAGAAARPQWAATDKNEAVLAFTRTHQNSELLVILNCSSSSLVVQFPSPAVNGAYTDAISGNSIELHSSAIELPPYGYFAGIR